In Sphingomonas crocodyli, a genomic segment contains:
- a CDS encoding pseudouridine synthase, translated as MARLLLFNKPFGVLSQFTDRGSPTVRSTLSDFIAVKGVYPAGRLDRDSEGLLLLCDDGRLQARIADPRFKLPKTYLVQVEGDPQEQELERLRKGVLLNDGMTLPADIARIDAPDLWMRDPPIRQRKSIPDAWLKITIREGRNRQVRRMTAAVGLPTLRLVRWSIGDWTVAGIAPGQFEAISV; from the coding sequence ATGGCCCGCCTGCTCCTGTTCAACAAACCCTTCGGGGTTCTGTCGCAATTCACCGACCGCGGATCGCCAACGGTGCGGTCCACATTGTCCGATTTCATTGCGGTGAAGGGCGTCTATCCCGCCGGCAGGCTCGATCGGGACAGTGAGGGGTTGCTGCTTTTATGCGACGATGGGCGGCTGCAGGCGCGCATTGCCGATCCGCGCTTCAAGCTGCCCAAGACCTATCTCGTGCAGGTCGAAGGCGATCCGCAGGAGCAGGAACTGGAGCGCCTGCGCAAGGGCGTCCTCCTCAACGATGGCATGACCCTGCCCGCCGATATCGCCCGCATCGACGCGCCCGATCTGTGGATGCGCGATCCGCCGATACGCCAGCGCAAGTCCATTCCCGACGCCTGGCTGAAAATCACCATTCGCGAAGGGCGCAACCGGCAGGTGCGCCGGATGACGGCGGCGGTCGGCTTGCCCACCCTACGGCTGGTGCGCTGGTCGATCGGCGACTGGACCGTCGCCGGGATCGCGCCGGGGCAGTTCGAGGCGATCTCGGTCTAG
- a CDS encoding 23S rRNA (adenine(2030)-N(6))-methyltransferase RlmJ: protein MNYRHSFHAGNSADVVKHSLLIALVQALQQKPSALTLIDTHAGCGLYDLGGEEAKRTGEATQGVVRAFADTNPLLDDYRAAVRAVNDGAEPHLYPGSPRILAQLLRPQDILILNEKHAQDAIALRDAMRGTHAAVHERDAYELWLAMLPTRTPRGVVLVDPPYEQTDERARITATLAAAHRKWAHGVTVIWYPLKDRVTHVRWKNQLRNLGIPKFLSVEHWLYDSDQPDIYNGAGLFIVNPPYAFTQALPRMQEPLRAALAPEGHRGKITADWLRE, encoded by the coding sequence ATGAATTATCGCCATTCCTTCCATGCGGGCAACAGCGCGGATGTCGTGAAGCACAGCCTGCTGATCGCGCTCGTGCAGGCCTTGCAGCAAAAGCCAAGCGCGCTGACCCTGATCGACACCCATGCCGGCTGCGGCCTCTACGACCTCGGCGGCGAGGAGGCGAAGCGCACTGGCGAGGCCACGCAGGGCGTGGTGCGCGCCTTTGCCGATACGAACCCCTTGCTGGACGACTATCGCGCCGCCGTCCGGGCGGTGAATGACGGGGCCGAACCGCATCTCTACCCCGGCTCACCGCGCATATTGGCGCAGCTGCTGCGCCCGCAGGACATCCTGATCCTCAACGAAAAACATGCCCAGGACGCCATTGCGCTGCGCGATGCGATGCGCGGCACACATGCCGCCGTCCATGAACGCGACGCCTACGAACTATGGCTGGCGATGCTGCCGACCCGAACGCCTCGCGGCGTCGTGCTGGTCGATCCGCCCTACGAACAGACCGACGAACGCGCCCGCATAACGGCCACCCTCGCCGCCGCGCACCGCAAATGGGCGCATGGCGTGACGGTGATCTGGTATCCGCTCAAAGACCGCGTCACGCATGTCCGGTGGAAGAATCAGCTTCGCAATCTCGGCATCCCGAAATTCCTTTCGGTGGAGCATTGGCTGTACGACAGCGATCAGCCCGACATCTATAACGGCGCGGGCCTTTTCATCGTCAACCCGCCCTACGCCTTCACGCAGGCACTCCCGCGCATGCAGGAACCCCTCCGCGCCGCGCTGGCGCCGGAAGGGCATAGGGGCAAGATCACAGCGGACTGGCTGCGCGAGTAA
- the ald gene encoding alanine dehydrogenase, with the protein MRVGVPKEIKNHEYRVGLTPASVAELTAAGHEVIVQTQAGMGIDFEDQDYVDAGARIVPNAGAVFSGADMIVKVKEPQQSEIAMLESRHLLFTYLHLAADKPQAEGLMASGATCIAYETITSPRGGLPLLKPMSEVAGRMSVQVGAHYLEKGQGGRGVLLGGVPGVAPARVAILGGGIAGVNAAQMAVGMRADVTIYDISNDRLAELDMVFGSQIKTAYASKAAIAAAVARAHLVIGAVLVPGAAAPKLVTRDMLKTMKRGSVLVDIAIDQGGCFETSHATTHDDPVFEVDGIIHYCVANMPGAVARTSAFALNNATLPFVLKLAHLGADAAMAADPHLAAGLNVSGGKIRHKVVADALDLPFHA; encoded by the coding sequence ATGCGCGTCGGCGTCCCCAAGGAAATCAAGAACCACGAATATCGCGTCGGCCTGACCCCGGCCTCGGTCGCCGAACTGACCGCTGCCGGCCACGAAGTCATCGTCCAGACCCAGGCGGGCATGGGCATCGATTTCGAGGATCAGGATTATGTCGATGCGGGCGCGCGGATCGTGCCCAATGCCGGCGCGGTCTTTTCGGGCGCCGACATGATCGTGAAGGTGAAGGAGCCGCAGCAGAGCGAGATCGCGATGCTGGAATCCCGCCACCTTCTCTTCACCTATCTCCACCTCGCAGCAGACAAGCCGCAGGCCGAAGGGCTGATGGCGTCGGGCGCGACCTGCATCGCCTATGAAACGATCACTTCGCCCCGCGGCGGCCTCCCCCTCCTCAAGCCTATGTCCGAAGTCGCGGGCCGCATGTCGGTGCAGGTCGGCGCGCATTACCTGGAAAAGGGCCAGGGCGGGCGCGGCGTGCTGCTGGGCGGCGTTCCGGGCGTGGCGCCCGCGCGGGTCGCGATCCTCGGCGGCGGCATCGCCGGCGTGAATGCGGCGCAGATGGCGGTCGGCATGCGCGCCGACGTGACGATCTACGACATCTCCAACGATCGCCTCGCCGAACTCGACATGGTCTTCGGCAGCCAGATCAAGACGGCCTATGCCAGCAAGGCCGCGATCGCCGCCGCCGTCGCCCGCGCACATCTGGTGATCGGCGCGGTGCTGGTCCCCGGCGCCGCCGCCCCCAAGCTCGTCACCCGCGACATGCTCAAGACGATGAAGCGCGGCTCGGTCCTCGTCGACATCGCGATCGATCAGGGCGGCTGCTTCGAAACCAGCCACGCCACCACGCATGACGATCCGGTATTCGAAGTCGACGGCATCATCCATTATTGCGTCGCCAACATGCCCGGCGCGGTCGCTCGCACCTCGGCCTTCGCGCTCAACAACGCCACCCTGCCCTTCGTGCTCAAGCTCGCCCATCTGGGCGCCGACGCCGCGATGGCCGCCGATCCGCACCTCGCGGCCGGCCTCAACGTCTCGGGCGGCAAGATCCGGCACAAGGTGGTGGCCGACGCGCTCGATCTGCCGTTCCACGCTTAA
- a CDS encoding FAD-dependent oxidoreductase: MSWDETYDVVVVGSGASGLTAAITAARRGLSVVVLEKASVWGGTTALSGGGLWVPTNRYQRAAGVPDTLEAAEAYLDEISNPADDPTDRPKRRAMLEQGPHLVDMLTEAGFAWTSSPQPDYRAASHAGLARGLDMEIADGRRLGANLATMRRSGAPFAIMIKDIPKVSRAFTSLTSIAAMARVFLGEKLRRAKGWIPLGCGESLIGQLRMIADQLGIEVRLNSPIAQVVIEDGRATGVVLEGGQRIGGGKALFLCAGGFAHADAMRTDLQGIDGAQSSASRDDTGDIIRMADSIGAKTAMLDAAWWGTAFAMPGVPDAIFCLAERSLPHSIVVDQSGRRFVNEAADYYSFGSAMRKAGLTEAWLIVDATHRSRYMFCGMLPGKTPQGLIDAGFFIKADTIDALSGKTGIDPANLKATLTRFNAMAAKGVDEDFQRGESPYEGFWNDPTVKPNGSFAPVDKGPFLAVRMLLGDLGTKGGLVTDKHSQVVGTDGQPIAGLYAAGNCTASVYGRSYPGPGATLGPAMTFAYIGANHIPA, translated from the coding sequence ATGAGCTGGGATGAGACCTATGACGTCGTGGTGGTCGGCAGCGGCGCATCGGGGCTGACCGCCGCGATCACCGCCGCCCGGCGCGGCCTCAGCGTCGTCGTGCTGGAAAAGGCATCGGTCTGGGGCGGCACCACTGCTCTGTCCGGCGGCGGCCTATGGGTGCCCACCAACCGCTATCAGCGCGCGGCGGGCGTTCCCGACACGCTGGAGGCGGCCGAGGCCTATCTCGACGAGATAAGCAACCCCGCCGACGACCCCACCGATCGGCCCAAGCGCCGCGCGATGCTCGAACAGGGGCCGCACCTTGTCGACATGCTGACGGAAGCGGGCTTCGCCTGGACCAGCTCGCCCCAGCCCGATTATCGCGCCGCCTCCCATGCCGGCCTCGCCCGCGGGCTGGACATGGAGATTGCCGACGGCCGCAGGCTGGGGGCGAACCTCGCGACGATGCGCCGCTCGGGCGCGCCCTTCGCGATCATGATCAAGGACATCCCCAAGGTCTCGCGCGCCTTCACCAGCCTCACCAGCATCGCCGCGATGGCGCGGGTCTTCCTGGGTGAGAAGCTGCGCCGCGCGAAGGGCTGGATCCCGCTCGGCTGCGGCGAGAGCCTGATCGGCCAGCTGCGCATGATCGCCGACCAACTGGGTATCGAAGTCCGCCTGAACAGCCCGATCGCCCAGGTCGTGATTGAGGATGGCCGCGCGACCGGCGTGGTGCTGGAGGGCGGCCAGCGGATCGGCGGGGGCAAGGCCTTGTTCCTCTGCGCGGGCGGCTTCGCCCATGCCGATGCTATGCGGACCGATCTTCAGGGGATCGACGGCGCCCAGTCCTCCGCCTCGCGCGACGACACCGGCGACATCATCCGCATGGCCGACAGCATCGGCGCGAAGACCGCGATGCTCGACGCGGCCTGGTGGGGCACCGCCTTCGCGATGCCGGGCGTCCCCGACGCCATCTTCTGCCTCGCCGAACGCTCCCTCCCCCACAGCATCGTCGTCGATCAATCGGGCCGGCGCTTCGTCAACGAGGCGGCGGACTACTACTCGTTCGGCTCGGCGATGCGGAAGGCGGGCCTGACCGAGGCATGGCTGATCGTCGATGCCACCCACCGCAGCCGCTACATGTTCTGCGGCATGTTGCCCGGCAAGACGCCGCAAGGTCTGATCGACGCAGGCTTCTTCATCAAGGCCGACACGATCGACGCGCTGTCGGGCAAGACCGGGATCGACCCCGCCAACCTGAAGGCCACCCTCACCCGCTTCAACGCGATGGCGGCCAAGGGCGTCGATGAGGACTTCCAGCGAGGCGAAAGCCCCTATGAGGGCTTCTGGAACGACCCGACCGTCAAGCCCAATGGCAGCTTCGCCCCGGTCGACAAAGGCCCGTTCCTCGCGGTCCGCATGCTCCTCGGCGACCTCGGCACCAAGGGTGGTCTTGTCACCGACAAGCATTCGCAGGTGGTTGGGACCGATGGTCAGCCGATCGCGGGCCTCTACGCGGCGGGCAACTGCACCGCCTCGGTCTATGGCCGGTCCTATCCCGGCCCCGGCGCGACGCTAGGCCCGGCAATGACCTTCGCCTATATCGGGGCAAACCACATCCCGGCCTGA
- the recJ gene encoding single-stranded-DNA-specific exonuclease RecJ, protein MASVAKSGEGRAPILGIVRSVLGQPWHWRGGSADVRDEGFEPDDLVTQLLLARGCPRDAVEEHRAPTIRAFMPDPSIFRDMDRAAERLADAVITGEAVTVFGDYDVDGATSAALLIRLLRELGCPVGYYIPDRLMEGYGPSGEALVRIGTAGSKLIVTVDCGAQAFEALAQASAAGIEVIVVDHHKCAATLPDALAVVNPNRLDEDEGAAHGHLAAVGVAFLLGAALLRVLRARGYFAGKTEPKILELLDIVALGTVADVAQLKGLNRAFVAQGLKVMANRRNVGLAALIGAARLNRAPTCTDLGFALGPRINAGGRVGKSDLGVRLLTTENPDEATEIAAELDRLNEERRAIEANVQAEAEAAALHQGNRAVAVVSGEGWHPGVIGIVAGRLKEKLGKPAIVIALDDEGVGKGSGRSVSGVDLGAAILAAKDMGLLVAGGGHAMAAGLTVGPGGVEALADFLDARLESAVAQASDGRALLLDGVVAPGGVTPNLVEALERGGPYGAGWPAPRIAAGPVRVIKADVVGNGHVRAIVQGRDGRSFKAMAFRSADTPLGEALLGAGPGRSLWIAGRPKIDDWGSRPAAEMHLEDVAWAD, encoded by the coding sequence ATGGCATCAGTCGCTAAGTCCGGCGAGGGGCGGGCGCCGATCCTCGGGATCGTCCGGTCGGTGCTGGGGCAGCCCTGGCACTGGCGCGGTGGATCGGCCGATGTGCGGGATGAGGGTTTCGAGCCGGACGATCTGGTGACGCAGTTGCTGTTGGCGCGCGGCTGCCCGCGTGACGCGGTCGAGGAACATCGCGCGCCGACGATCCGCGCTTTCATGCCCGATCCCTCGATCTTCCGCGACATGGACCGCGCGGCCGAGCGTCTGGCCGATGCAGTCATCACGGGTGAAGCTGTTACCGTCTTCGGCGATTATGACGTCGATGGAGCGACTTCGGCCGCATTGCTGATACGCCTTCTGCGCGAACTCGGCTGTCCGGTCGGCTATTATATCCCCGATCGTCTGATGGAGGGTTATGGCCCCTCGGGCGAGGCGCTGGTGCGGATCGGGACGGCGGGCAGCAAGTTGATCGTCACGGTCGATTGCGGCGCGCAGGCTTTCGAGGCGCTGGCGCAGGCGAGCGCGGCGGGGATCGAGGTGATCGTCGTCGACCACCACAAATGCGCGGCGACGCTGCCCGATGCCCTGGCGGTGGTGAACCCCAACCGGCTCGACGAGGATGAAGGCGCGGCGCATGGTCATCTGGCGGCTGTGGGCGTCGCCTTCCTGCTCGGCGCGGCGCTGCTGCGGGTGCTGCGGGCGCGTGGATATTTTGCGGGAAAGACCGAACCGAAGATATTGGAACTGCTCGATATCGTGGCGCTGGGGACGGTTGCTGACGTTGCGCAGTTGAAGGGGCTCAACCGTGCCTTCGTGGCGCAGGGGCTCAAGGTGATGGCGAACCGGCGCAATGTCGGCCTCGCGGCGCTGATCGGGGCAGCACGCCTCAATCGGGCGCCGACCTGCACCGATCTAGGCTTTGCGCTGGGGCCGCGGATCAATGCGGGCGGGCGGGTCGGAAAGTCCGATCTGGGCGTGCGCCTGCTGACCACCGAGAATCCGGACGAGGCGACCGAGATCGCGGCGGAACTCGATCGGCTGAACGAGGAACGGCGCGCGATCGAGGCGAATGTGCAGGCGGAGGCCGAAGCGGCGGCGCTGCATCAGGGCAATCGCGCGGTCGCGGTGGTTTCGGGCGAGGGCTGGCATCCCGGCGTGATCGGGATCGTCGCGGGGCGGCTCAAGGAGAAGCTGGGCAAGCCCGCTATCGTCATCGCGCTCGATGACGAGGGCGTCGGCAAGGGATCGGGCCGATCGGTGTCGGGCGTCGATCTGGGGGCTGCGATCCTGGCGGCCAAGGATATGGGCCTGCTCGTCGCGGGCGGCGGCCATGCGATGGCGGCGGGTCTGACGGTCGGCCCCGGCGGGGTCGAGGCGCTGGCCGATTTTCTCGATGCCCGGCTTGAAAGCGCGGTGGCGCAGGCATCGGACGGGCGCGCGTTGCTGCTCGATGGCGTGGTCGCGCCCGGCGGCGTGACCCCCAATCTGGTCGAGGCGCTGGAGCGTGGCGGCCCTTATGGTGCGGGCTGGCCGGCACCCCGGATCGCGGCGGGGCCGGTGCGGGTGATCAAGGCCGATGTGGTCGGCAACGGCCATGTCCGTGCGATCGTGCAGGGCCGCGACGGGCGGTCGTTCAAAGCGATGGCATTCCGATCGGCCGATACGCCGTTGGGCGAGGCGCTGCTGGGCGCGGGGCCGGGCCGGTCGCTGTGGATCGCCGGCCGCCCCAAGATCGACGACTGGGGCAGCCGCCCGGCGGCCGAGATGCACCTTGAGGACGTTGCCTGGGCCGATTGA
- a CDS encoding N-acetylmuramoyl-L-alanine amidase, translated as MGCMSEIIDCPSPNHDDRKLPISMVVLHYTGMQDGPSAIERLTDAEAKVSSHYVVAEDGQVLRLVPEELRAWHAGKSHWRSVTDVNSASIGIEIVNPGHEWGYRPFPAAQMGAIVPLVADIVKRYDIAPANVVGHSDIAPARKQDPGELFDWEMLAKVGLALKRPRKNLADPHWTPGGFLLALERFGYDVVDGPAAVTAFQRRFRPETIDGIADGECRAILLSLLLDRENGISR; from the coding sequence ATGGGGTGCATGAGCGAGATCATCGATTGCCCGTCGCCGAATCATGACGACCGCAAGCTGCCGATCAGCATGGTCGTGCTCCATTATACCGGCATGCAGGACGGCCCTTCGGCGATCGAGCGGCTGACCGACGCAGAGGCCAAGGTTTCGAGCCATTATGTCGTCGCCGAGGACGGGCAGGTGCTGCGCCTCGTTCCCGAAGAACTGCGCGCCTGGCATGCGGGCAAGAGCCACTGGCGCAGCGTCACCGATGTCAATTCGGCCAGCATCGGCATCGAGATCGTCAATCCCGGCCACGAATGGGGCTATCGCCCGTTCCCGGCCGCGCAGATGGGCGCGATCGTCCCGCTCGTCGCCGACATCGTGAAGCGATACGATATCGCGCCCGCCAATGTCGTCGGCCATTCGGACATCGCCCCCGCTCGCAAGCAGGATCCGGGCGAGCTGTTCGATTGGGAGATGCTGGCGAAGGTCGGGCTGGCGCTCAAACGGCCGCGCAAGAACCTGGCCGATCCGCACTGGACGCCGGGCGGCTTCCTGCTCGCGCTCGAACGCTTCGGCTATGACGTCGTCGATGGCCCTGCGGCCGTCACTGCCTTCCAGCGCCGTTTCCGTCCCGAGACGATCGACGGGATCGCCGATGGCGAATGCCGCGCGATCCTGCTCAGCCTTCTTCTGGACCGCGAAAATGGCATCAGTCGCTAA
- a CDS encoding CheR family methyltransferase, which translates to MELSTATARQIARLFEQGTGQQLGDDRLWRVSAMLTPLCRRIGVTPVELAGRVAADPADPAATQMIDALLNNETSFFRDSAVFRQMQDDILPELARRCAATRRIRIWSAGCATGQEAYSIAMLFAEDPDRWHDWSIEILGTDISRVALKRASAGVYSAFEVQRGLPGRLLGNWFAEGADGSWTIVPRIAAMVRFAPHNLMGPPPGQGCYDLVLCRNALLYFPPQNRARVLAGLSAAMKPDAALILGAGETAGNDARQLVADADMLTVFRRAA; encoded by the coding sequence ATGGAACTGAGCACCGCCACCGCGCGGCAGATCGCGCGGCTGTTCGAACAGGGGACGGGGCAGCAGCTTGGCGACGATCGGCTGTGGCGCGTCAGCGCGATGCTGACGCCGCTGTGCCGCCGGATCGGGGTGACGCCGGTCGAGCTTGCGGGCCGCGTCGCAGCGGACCCGGCCGATCCTGCCGCCACGCAGATGATCGACGCGCTCCTCAATAACGAAACGAGCTTCTTTCGCGACAGCGCGGTCTTCCGCCAGATGCAGGACGATATCCTGCCCGAACTGGCGCGCCGTTGTGCGGCCACACGGCGCATCCGCATCTGGTCCGCCGGGTGCGCGACCGGGCAGGAAGCCTATTCGATCGCGATGCTGTTCGCGGAAGATCCCGATCGCTGGCATGACTGGTCGATCGAAATCCTGGGCACCGATATCTCGCGCGTCGCGCTGAAGCGGGCGTCCGCCGGGGTCTATTCGGCGTTCGAGGTGCAGCGCGGGCTTCCCGGCCGCTTGCTGGGCAATTGGTTTGCGGAAGGCGCCGATGGCAGCTGGACCATCGTGCCGCGGATCGCGGCGATGGTCCGCTTCGCGCCCCACAATCTGATGGGGCCGCCGCCGGGCCAGGGCTGCTACGATCTCGTCCTCTGCCGCAACGCCTTGCTCTATTTCCCGCCGCAGAACCGTGCGCGCGTGCTGGCCGGATTGTCGGCCGCGATGAAGCCCGATGCGGCGCTGATCCTTGGCGCGGGCGAGACGGCGGGGAATGATGCGCGCCAGCTTGTCGCCGACGCCGATATGCTCACGGTGTTCCGCCGCGCCGCCTGA
- the cheB gene encoding chemotaxis-specific protein-glutamate methyltransferase CheB — protein sequence MASAGAERGQRRAPGGNRIAAVPPPIRILLVDDSLVARTVLARLVEGDSRFEVAGAFPGADRAIDFLRNAPVDIVVLDVEMPGKDGLTALPEILDACQGARVLIVSSSAAKGAAATMRALTLGAADTLLKPTAGNFGTDFTRLYIDTLLRLGRGRGAQAKERAQAQPGPAPEPVLVPLRAPHAGGPIACLAIGASTGGLHALSALLQALPDDFDAPILVTQHLPPVFMSYFANQLHDICGRPATVAEDGMRLTRGGIIVAPGEGHIRLIMGDVVRIRIDHDPAPSRCMPSVDPMFEAVAEMFGPAGVGIVLTGMGRDGTIGAGKLVEAGAEVLAQDSSSSVVWGMPGSVAQAGLASAVLPPDQIAAFVATRGSAWN from the coding sequence ATGGCATCGGCGGGCGCCGAACGCGGACAGCGAAGGGCGCCCGGCGGCAACAGGATCGCGGCGGTGCCGCCGCCGATCCGCATCCTCCTTGTCGACGACTCGCTGGTCGCGCGCACCGTGCTCGCGCGGCTCGTCGAAGGAGATTCCCGTTTCGAAGTCGCGGGTGCTTTTCCCGGCGCTGACCGCGCAATCGATTTTCTGCGCAACGCCCCCGTCGATATCGTCGTCCTCGACGTGGAGATGCCCGGAAAGGACGGGCTGACCGCGCTTCCCGAAATCCTCGACGCTTGTCAGGGCGCGCGCGTCCTGATCGTGTCCTCCTCGGCCGCCAAGGGCGCCGCCGCGACGATGCGGGCGCTGACACTGGGCGCGGCGGACACGTTGCTGAAGCCGACCGCCGGCAATTTCGGCACCGATTTCACCCGCCTCTATATCGATACGCTGCTGCGGCTCGGCCGTGGGCGTGGTGCGCAGGCCAAGGAGCGTGCGCAGGCGCAGCCCGGCCCGGCACCCGAGCCTGTTCTCGTGCCGCTGCGGGCGCCGCATGCGGGCGGCCCCATCGCCTGTCTGGCGATCGGTGCGTCGACCGGTGGCCTGCACGCTCTGTCGGCCTTGCTGCAGGCTCTGCCGGACGATTTCGACGCGCCGATCCTGGTGACGCAGCATCTGCCGCCCGTCTTCATGTCCTACTTCGCCAACCAGTTGCACGACATTTGCGGCCGGCCGGCGACCGTGGCGGAGGATGGGATGCGGCTGACACGCGGCGGCATCATCGTCGCGCCGGGCGAGGGGCATATCCGCCTGATCATGGGCGACGTCGTGCGGATCCGGATCGATCATGATCCGGCGCCGAGCCGCTGCATGCCATCGGTCGATCCGATGTTCGAGGCGGTCGCCGAGATGTTCGGACCCGCCGGCGTCGGCATCGTGCTGACCGGCATGGGGCGTGACGGCACGATCGGCGCGGGCAAGCTGGTGGAGGCCGGCGCCGAGGTTCTGGCGCAGGATTCATCCAGTTCGGTCGTGTGGGGCATGCCCGGATCGGTCGCGCAGGCGGGGCTTGCCAGCGCGGTCCTGCCGCCCGATCAGATCGCCGCCTTCGTCGCGACGCGCGGTTCGGCATGGAACTGA
- a CDS encoding response regulator has product MKTCLVVDDSKVIRKVARHILEGLSFSVDEAGDGREALDRCQSSPPDVILLDWNMPVMSGIEFLRALGQTEIARRPKIVFCTTEDDVGHIRAAIDAGADEYMMKPFDRATIENKLQIVGVA; this is encoded by the coding sequence ATGAAGACCTGCCTCGTCGTCGATGATTCCAAGGTGATCCGCAAGGTCGCCCGCCACATATTGGAAGGGCTGAGCTTCAGCGTGGACGAAGCCGGTGACGGGCGCGAGGCGCTCGATCGCTGCCAGAGCTCGCCGCCCGACGTCATCCTGCTCGACTGGAACATGCCCGTGATGAGCGGGATCGAATTCCTGCGCGCGCTGGGTCAGACCGAGATCGCGCGCCGTCCCAAGATCGTATTCTGCACCACCGAGGACGATGTCGGCCACATCCGCGCCGCGATCGATGCGGGCGCCGACGAATATATGATGAAGCCGTTCGATCGCGCGACGATTGAAAACAAGCTGCAGATCGTGGGCGTCGCCTGA